A region from the Gemmatimonadaceae bacterium genome encodes:
- a CDS encoding sulfocyanin-like copper-binding protein, translating to MSMPAWMKVDKAKKTVSLDIHAGKTPDNNHWNFNGYYKGNATITVPQGYKVTIKFTNDDPSLAHSIGVDSAYTTFPATFTNPQPIFSGAISSDPTDPTKATQPNKSETVTFTADKAGSYTLNCFIPGHAMSGMWIHFDVSADGKAGVQTSAS from the coding sequence ATGAGCATGCCAGCATGGATGAAAGTCGACAAGGCGAAGAAAACCGTGTCGCTCGACATTCACGCCGGCAAGACGCCGGACAACAACCATTGGAACTTCAATGGTTATTACAAGGGGAACGCGACGATCACCGTGCCGCAAGGCTACAAGGTGACCATCAAATTCACCAACGACGATCCGTCGTTGGCGCATAGCATCGGCGTCGACAGCGCGTACACGACGTTCCCGGCAACGTTCACGAATCCGCAGCCGATCTTTTCGGGCGCGATCAGCTCCGATCCTACGGATCCAACCAAGGCGACGCAGCCGAACAAGTCGGAGACGGTGACGTTCACGGCCGACAAGGCTGGCAGCTACACGCTGAACTGCTTCATCCCGGGCCATGCGATGTCCGGAATGTGGATCCATTTCGACGTGTCGGCCGACGGTAAGGCAGGCGTTCAGACGAGCGCGAGCTGA